The Peromyscus maniculatus bairdii isolate BWxNUB_F1_BW_parent chromosome 6, HU_Pman_BW_mat_3.1, whole genome shotgun sequence genome has a segment encoding these proteins:
- the LOC143274046 gene encoding uncharacterized protein LOC143274046 has product MGQTVTTLLSLTLNHWSDVKARANNEGVVVKKNKWITLCEAEWVMMDPLQRQREDEAPAPSPIADRLRGRHDEPAKESRAFPLREGPNHQLQYWPFSASDLYNWKHHNPPFSKDPVTLTNLIESILVTHQPTWDDCQQLLQTLLTVEEKQRVFLEARKQVPGDDGRPTQLPNVIDAAFPLTRPNWDFMTPEGREHLRLFCQLLLAGLRGAARRPTNLAQVRNVVQGKDETPAAFVERLKEAYRMYTPYDPEDPGQAPSVILSFIYQSSPDIWAKLQRLEGLHSFSLSDLLREAEKVFNKRETPEEWEERVWQKQEARDKKRHREISKVLAAVVSQGQVREGVRAGDQRRAPLDKDQCAYCKARGHWAHDCPKKPQGSRRTKPRATDLLNLED; this is encoded by the exons atgggacagactgtcaccaccctCCTGAGCCTCACGCTTAACCACTGGTCAGACGTGAAGGCACGAGCCAACAACGAGGGAGTTGTAGTCAAGAAGAATAAATGGATCACCCTTTGCGAGGCCGAATGGGTCATgatggat CCTctacagagacagagggaggatgAGGCTCCGGCCCCCTCCCCAATTGCCGATCGTCTACGAGGAAGGCACGACGAACCAGCCAAAGAATCCAGGGCCTTCCCCCTTCGGGAGGGCCCCAATCACCAGCTCCAATACTGGCCGTTTTCGGCCTCTGATCTTTACAACTGGAAGCATCATAATCCTCCTTTCTCTAAGGACCCTGTTACCTTGACTAACCTGATTGAGTCCATTTTAGTGACCCACCAGCCCACGTGGGACGACTGTCAGCAGTTACTGCAGACCCTCCTGACAGTGGAGGAGAAGCAGCGAGTCTTCTTGGAGGCTCGGAAGCAGGTTCCTGGAGACGATGGAAGACCCACCCAATTGCCTAATGTCATTGATgcagcctttcccctcacccgCCCGAACTGGGACTTCATGACCCCAGAAGGTAGGGAGCACCTACGTCTCTTttgccagttgctcttagcgggtctccgggGGGCTGCTAGGCgccctaccaatttggctcaggttAGAAATGTGGTCCAGGGAAAGGATGAGACGCCGGCAGCATTCGTGGAAAGACTCAAAGAGGCCTATAGGATGTATACCCCGTACGATCcggaagatccaggacaggcgccgaGCGTCATCTTGTCTTTCATCTATCAGTCAAGTCCAGATATATGGGCCAAGTTACAGAGACTAGAGGGACTGCACTCATTCAGTTTGTCAGATTTAttaagagaggcagagaaagtttttaataagagagaaactcccgaagagtgggaggagagggtgtggcagaaacaggaagcaagAGATAAGAAACGTCATAGAGAAATAAGTAAAGTCCTGGCCGCTGtagtgtctcagggacaggtcagagagggagttagggcGGGAGATCAAAGAAGGGCACCCCTTGACAAAGACCAGTGCGCCTACTGCAAAgcgagaggacattgggctcatGATTGCCCAaagaagcctcaagggtctcggagaacTAAGCCAAGGGCCACGGACctcctcaatctggaggattag